From the genome of Deltaproteobacteria bacterium, one region includes:
- a CDS encoding V-type ATP synthase subunit D: MATKVQVTRPTKIELARLKRRLKLATRIQKIVKDRLSILVMEFLQTVKECAVVKERLLAEYAEAYKALSIATGYHGDFQIEKELLVPGRIIEITAGIRNVAGVRIPLFEIEKTEHVHARQRPMTDTSSLLDKSTELAQRCLATTVELAELESALELLGAEINKVKRINNALEYIVIPGLGETIKYLNMKFEERDREEVARLKHVKLLIEKREAFAY; the protein is encoded by the coding sequence ATGGCGACGAAAGTTCAGGTCACGCGACCGACGAAGATCGAACTGGCGAGGCTGAAACGGCGGCTCAAGCTGGCCACCAGGATACAGAAGATCGTCAAGGACCGTCTTTCCATCCTGGTGATGGAATTTCTCCAGACCGTCAAGGAATGCGCCGTGGTCAAGGAGCGGCTCCTCGCCGAGTATGCCGAAGCGTACAAGGCCCTTTCCATCGCGACGGGATACCACGGTGATTTCCAGATAGAGAAGGAGCTTCTGGTCCCGGGACGGATCATCGAAATAACGGCCGGCATACGGAACGTGGCGGGCGTCAGGATACCGCTTTTTGAAATCGAGAAGACCGAGCACGTGCATGCCCGGCAGCGGCCCATGACGGACACGTCGTCGCTCCTGGATAAAAGCACCGAACTGGCGCAGCGCTGCCTCGCCACTACGGTCGAACTGGCGGAACTCGAAAGCGCCCTGGAGCTCCTCGGCGCTGAGATAAACAAGGTGAAACGGATCAACAACGCGTTGGAATATATCGTGATCCCCGGCCTCGGCGAGACCATCAAATACCTGAACATGAAGTTCGAGGAGCGGGACCGCGAGGAAGTGGCGCGGTTGAAACACGTCAAGCTTCTGATAGAAAAGAGAGAGGCTTTCGCGTACTGA
- a CDS encoding DUF61 family protein: protein MASSEKLFPDYLVGELRSINAHLPRARKSLDALLHEERPHVVCGDGSRHLFKKKELHFLAGILSEDEQQLLMLPILLEVSSDQGGVVIRSREGLEIKVLEAVLDMALPRGDDRIIIFRPQVNVVRRVLKTTTQYVFL, encoded by the coding sequence ATGGCGTCTTCCGAAAAGCTATTCCCCGATTACCTGGTGGGGGAACTCAGATCGATCAATGCCCATCTTCCAAGGGCGCGGAAGTCTCTGGACGCTCTCTTACATGAAGAACGTCCGCATGTCGTGTGCGGCGACGGCAGCAGGCATCTGTTCAAAAAAAAGGAGCTCCATTTCCTGGCGGGAATTCTCAGTGAAGATGAACAGCAGCTTCTGATGCTGCCGATCCTCTTGGAGGTATCGTCGGACCAGGGGGGTGTCGTCATACGGTCCCGGGAAGGCCTGGAAATCAAGGTCCTTGAAGCGGTGCTGGACATGGCGCTGCCCCGCGGCGACGACAGGATCATCATTTTCCGCCCCCAGGTAAACGTGGTGAGGCGGGTCCTGAAGACGACGACCCAGTATGTTTTTCTTTGA
- the eno gene encoding phosphopyruvate hydratase gives MTEIIDVYAREILDSRGNPTVEAEVTLSSEITARASIPSGASTGEHEMLELRDGDKKRYLGKGVLNAIENVMYRIGPAIIGMDCLYQREIDQAMIELDGTENKGNLGANAILGVSLACARAAAEVVGLPLYRYIGGIVAKELPIPMMNILNGGQHADNNVDIQEFMIMPVGAPNFAEGLRMCSEVFAHLKMVLKKKGYSTSVGDEGGFAPNLTSNTEAVELILKAIEAARYKPGEDIWIALDAAASSFYHKGTYVLAAEKKPKKKAPELVEFYRNLVDSYPIISIEDGLAEDDWDGWKLMTEALGSKVQIVGDDLFVTNKKRLKKGVSLGVANSILIKLNQIGTVTETLETIECAKEAGYTTVISHRSGETEDHYIADVAVAMNCGQIKSGSVSRSERLAKYNQLLRIEEELGETAVYRGKEAFYSIR, from the coding sequence ATGACCGAGATCATTGATGTATATGCCCGGGAAATACTCGATTCACGGGGAAACCCCACCGTTGAAGCGGAGGTCACCCTCAGCAGCGAAATAACCGCGAGGGCTTCCATACCGTCGGGGGCTTCCACGGGTGAGCACGAGATGCTTGAACTGCGCGACGGCGACAAAAAAAGGTACCTGGGTAAGGGTGTCCTGAACGCGATCGAAAACGTCATGTACCGCATCGGCCCGGCCATTATCGGCATGGACTGTCTCTACCAGAGGGAGATCGACCAGGCCATGATAGAGCTGGACGGAACGGAAAACAAGGGCAACCTCGGCGCCAACGCCATCCTGGGAGTATCACTGGCCTGTGCCCGCGCGGCGGCCGAGGTCGTGGGTCTTCCCCTGTACCGCTATATCGGCGGGATCGTCGCGAAGGAACTCCCGATCCCCATGATGAATATTCTCAACGGCGGCCAGCATGCCGATAATAATGTCGATATCCAGGAGTTCATGATCATGCCCGTGGGAGCCCCGAATTTCGCGGAAGGCCTGCGGATGTGCAGCGAGGTCTTCGCACACCTCAAGATGGTCCTGAAAAAGAAGGGATACAGCACGTCGGTCGGTGACGAGGGCGGTTTCGCGCCGAACCTCACGTCCAACACCGAGGCCGTTGAACTGATCCTCAAGGCGATAGAAGCGGCGAGATACAAACCGGGAGAGGATATCTGGATCGCTCTCGATGCCGCGGCGAGCTCCTTCTATCACAAGGGGACCTACGTACTTGCCGCCGAGAAGAAACCGAAGAAGAAAGCCCCCGAGCTGGTGGAATTCTACCGGAACCTGGTCGATTCCTATCCGATCATCTCCATCGAGGACGGCCTGGCCGAAGACGACTGGGACGGCTGGAAGCTCATGACCGAGGCGCTGGGCTCCAAAGTTCAGATCGTGGGAGACGACCTCTTCGTAACGAACAAGAAACGCCTTAAGAAAGGCGTCTCCCTCGGGGTGGCCAATTCGATCCTCATCAAGCTCAACCAGATCGGCACGGTCACGGAAACGCTCGAGACCATCGAATGTGCCAAGGAAGCGGGGTATACCACGGTCATTTCCCACCGGTCTGGGGAAACGGAGGATCACTACATCGCTGACGTGGCGGTCGCCATGAACTGCGGGCAGATCAAAAGCGGCTCGGTATCGAGAAGCGAGCGACTGGCAAAATACAACCAGTTGCTTCGAATCGAGGAAGAACTGGGAGAAACCGCCGTATACCGGGGAAAGGAAGCCTTCTACAGCATCCGGTAG
- a CDS encoding biotin/lipoyl-binding protein, producing the protein MEYRLKIDDQIIPVACDTAKENTVEVSLDGKEMHVSYSRVSDNQLHLVIDGIGVTAYVTGNGGEKTVVIAGVPYVVRDVDALEQVSRNRRGPREIPQDITPPMPSVVVRILVAAGDTVIAGSGVIVVTAMKMETTLAAPFDGTVTSINVAVGDKVMPGQVLVDIERDGEPAAEQQEAGG; encoded by the coding sequence ATGGAATACCGGCTGAAGATCGACGATCAGATCATTCCTGTCGCTTGCGACACGGCGAAGGAGAACACAGTAGAGGTTTCCCTCGATGGAAAAGAGATGCACGTCAGTTATTCCCGTGTTTCCGATAATCAGCTCCATCTTGTGATAGACGGGATCGGTGTCACCGCCTATGTGACGGGCAACGGGGGGGAAAAGACCGTCGTTATAGCAGGTGTTCCGTATGTGGTTCGGGATGTTGATGCCCTGGAACAGGTTTCCCGAAACAGAAGGGGCCCCCGGGAAATTCCACAGGATATAACGCCGCCCATGCCCTCCGTTGTCGTCAGGATTCTCGTGGCTGCGGGTGACACGGTGATTGCCGGCAGCGGTGTCATCGTCGTCACGGCCATGAAAATGGAGACTACCCTGGCGGCGCCTTTTGACGGCACGGTGACGAGTATCAATGTTGCCGTGGGAGACAAGGTCATGCCCGGGCAGGTACTGGTCGATATTGAGAGGGACGGGGAGCCGGCGGCGGAGCAGCAGGAAGCAGGCGGCTGA
- a CDS encoding enoyl-CoA hydratase/isomerase family protein has product MDERHVLYDVRDGVAYITINREQQRNAITPEAVALLHEYLDQAARDEAVRVVQVTGAGEKAFCTGAQLSGAVSTEGRDVFADYAALLNKIAGFPKPTVARVKGFCLAGGMGFMLACDIVIASDDSRFGTPEVNVGLWPMMIGALIFRNVLQKKAMEMILLGERLTAREALDRGLVTRVVPADRLDEEVAEVLKALAAKSPIGIRIGKEAFYEMEGMQLAEALQFLAKKIGEVASTEDAVEGITAFIEKRPPVFKGR; this is encoded by the coding sequence ATGGATGAACGGCACGTATTGTATGATGTAAGGGACGGGGTCGCCTATATCACGATCAATCGAGAGCAGCAAAGGAATGCCATAACACCGGAGGCGGTGGCGCTTTTACACGAGTATCTGGACCAGGCGGCCCGTGACGAGGCCGTCAGGGTCGTGCAGGTGACCGGCGCCGGTGAGAAGGCCTTTTGCACGGGGGCTCAGCTCAGTGGGGCCGTATCGACTGAAGGCCGTGATGTGTTCGCCGACTACGCGGCGCTCCTGAACAAGATCGCGGGTTTTCCGAAACCGACAGTGGCACGGGTGAAGGGATTCTGCCTGGCCGGCGGCATGGGGTTCATGCTTGCCTGCGATATCGTGATCGCCAGTGACGATTCCCGGTTCGGAACGCCGGAAGTGAATGTCGGTCTCTGGCCGATGATGATCGGCGCCCTGATCTTCCGCAATGTGCTTCAGAAGAAGGCCATGGAAATGATCCTTCTCGGTGAGCGGTTGACGGCCCGGGAGGCACTCGACAGGGGGCTCGTTACCCGGGTGGTGCCGGCGGACAGGCTCGATGAGGAGGTGGCGGAGGTGCTGAAAGCCCTTGCCGCGAAGAGTCCCATCGGGATCAGGATCGGCAAGGAAGCGTTTTATGAGATGGAGGGCATGCAGCTTGCCGAGGCGCTTCAGTTCCTCGCAAAGAAGATCGGGGAAGTGGCGAGCACGGAAGATGCCGTGGAAGGCATTACGGCGTTCATCGAAAAAAGGCCGCCCGTATTCAAGGGAAGGTGA
- a CDS encoding DUF1446 domain-containing protein — MGKENRKGKDKVIIANCSGYFGDRLEAARELVQGGPIDFLTGDYLAELTMALLFRLRLKKPEAGYVPTFLKQMEQVMGECLDRNIKIVSNAGGLNSRGLVEELRKIADTLGLHPKIACIEGDDLMGRLQELQEAGEAFVHLDKGIALKDAGANPITANAYLGCWGIVEALSRGADIVVGGRIADASLVMGPAAWWFDWKRTDWDKLAGAAVAGHIVECGAQATGGNYSFIDEVPSFVNVGYPIAEVFEDGSSVITKHPGTGGLVSVDTVKAQLLYEVREPKYLTPDAAARFDTIGISQEGPDRVRITGVKGEPPPETTKVCINNLGGYRNSMTIVLTGLDIEKKAQVFEEALFASIGGRGTFAVEDVQLVRSDKEDPAVNDEAFAYLRVSVMDPDAKKVGKFSAKIVELGLANIPGFTATAPPTKGTPAIMHWPALISVKNLQQKVVMNGDEIPVEPPPVEPGAPVPEASRVTIPPVPAGRTVRIPLGRVFATRSGDKGGNANLGVWAKTPEAYAFLREFLTTERLKELLKDMKDYDMERYEMPNLLAVNFYIKGVLGEGVAASLRSDPQAKTLGEYLRAKYADIPESIVPDDVRPR; from the coding sequence ATGGGGAAAGAAAATCGTAAAGGAAAAGATAAGGTCATCATCGCCAACTGCAGCGGCTATTTCGGGGACCGGTTGGAGGCGGCGCGGGAACTGGTGCAGGGAGGCCCCATCGATTTTCTCACGGGGGACTATCTGGCCGAGCTGACCATGGCGCTCCTTTTCCGCCTGCGGCTCAAGAAACCTGAAGCGGGATACGTGCCGACCTTTCTCAAGCAGATGGAACAGGTCATGGGGGAGTGCCTCGACAGAAATATCAAGATCGTTTCGAACGCGGGCGGCCTGAATTCCCGAGGGCTCGTGGAAGAACTCCGGAAGATCGCCGATACCCTGGGTCTTCACCCGAAGATCGCCTGTATCGAGGGAGACGACCTGATGGGACGGCTGCAGGAGCTCCAGGAAGCCGGCGAAGCCTTCGTTCATCTCGACAAGGGGATCGCGCTCAAGGATGCGGGGGCCAATCCCATAACGGCAAATGCCTACCTGGGATGCTGGGGGATCGTCGAAGCCCTGTCGCGGGGTGCCGATATCGTCGTGGGAGGGCGGATCGCCGATGCGTCCCTGGTCATGGGCCCAGCGGCATGGTGGTTTGACTGGAAGCGCACCGACTGGGATAAACTTGCCGGCGCCGCCGTGGCGGGCCACATCGTGGAGTGCGGCGCCCAGGCAACAGGCGGCAATTACTCTTTCATTGATGAAGTGCCTTCCTTTGTCAATGTGGGCTATCCGATCGCGGAAGTGTTCGAGGACGGCTCCTCCGTTATCACGAAGCACCCCGGAACGGGCGGCCTGGTGTCGGTGGATACCGTCAAGGCCCAGCTTCTCTACGAGGTGAGAGAACCGAAGTATCTGACCCCGGACGCGGCGGCACGGTTCGATACCATCGGGATATCCCAGGAAGGCCCGGACCGGGTACGGATCACGGGTGTGAAAGGTGAGCCGCCGCCCGAAACGACCAAGGTCTGCATCAATAATCTCGGCGGATACCGGAACTCGATGACGATCGTGCTGACGGGCCTTGATATCGAAAAAAAGGCCCAGGTCTTCGAGGAAGCCCTGTTCGCGAGCATCGGCGGAAGAGGGACCTTTGCCGTCGAGGACGTTCAGCTTGTTCGTTCCGACAAGGAGGATCCCGCGGTCAATGACGAGGCCTTCGCCTATCTGCGGGTGTCGGTGATGGATCCCGACGCGAAGAAGGTAGGCAAATTCTCGGCGAAGATCGTCGAGCTGGGGCTTGCCAACATTCCCGGGTTTACGGCGACGGCGCCGCCCACAAAGGGAACGCCGGCGATCATGCACTGGCCGGCACTGATCTCCGTCAAGAACCTCCAGCAGAAGGTCGTGATGAATGGTGATGAGATTCCGGTGGAACCGCCTCCGGTGGAGCCCGGAGCCCCTGTTCCCGAGGCTTCGAGGGTCACGATCCCGCCGGTACCGGCAGGCAGGACTGTCAGGATTCCCCTGGGACGGGTCTTCGCTACCCGTTCAGGCGACAAGGGCGGTAACGCGAACCTGGGGGTGTGGGCAAAAACGCCCGAAGCCTATGCCTTCCTGCGGGAGTTTCTGACGACGGAACGGTTGAAGGAACTCCTGAAGGATATGAAGGACTATGACATGGAGCGCTACGAGATGCCCAATCTCCTGGCTGTTAATTTCTATATCAAGGGTGTTCTCGGTGAAGGTGTGGCCGCGTCGCTGCGGAGCGATCCCCAGGCCAAGACCCTCGGGGAATACCTGCGAGCGAAATATGCAGACATTCCGGAATCCATCGTACCAGATGACGTCAGGCCTCGATGA
- a CDS encoding TetR/AcrR family transcriptional regulator, with protein sequence MKEQNGTPSRSALRRQREREQRLKTILAAAETLFGRKGYHQTSIEEIADMAEVSTGAVYFYFKNKEDLLITLMQDIGYDLRKLLGDELRKAELSLESLRNIAVAFLNDFCLRYPEKITIFFRESVGQSAEVEEQRKKLFIRLSSDIREAVIRIASDLNREFVTDASPELIAVCIVGIYERIACHYLLWRGHPEDLVDIAEETVSFMLGGVTNLFRSYDR encoded by the coding sequence ATGAAGGAACAGAACGGCACCCCGTCACGGAGCGCGCTGCGCAGGCAGCGTGAACGGGAGCAACGCCTGAAGACCATCCTTGCCGCCGCTGAAACGCTCTTCGGCCGGAAGGGATACCACCAGACGAGCATTGAAGAGATCGCCGACATGGCGGAAGTATCAACGGGTGCCGTATACTTCTATTTCAAGAACAAGGAGGACCTCCTCATCACGCTGATGCAGGATATCGGCTACGACCTGCGGAAATTGCTCGGCGATGAGCTGCGGAAGGCGGAACTGTCCCTTGAGAGCCTCCGCAATATCGCCGTGGCGTTCCTGAATGATTTCTGCCTGCGGTATCCTGAGAAGATAACGATATTTTTCCGGGAATCCGTCGGTCAGAGCGCCGAGGTTGAAGAGCAGCGGAAAAAGCTCTTCATCAGACTGTCCTCTGATATCAGGGAGGCGGTAATCCGTATCGCTTCGGACCTGAACAGGGAGTTCGTTACCGACGCGTCCCCGGAACTCATTGCCGTCTGCATCGTCGGTATCTACGAACGCATCGCCTGCCATTACCTGCTCTGGCGGGGACATCCAGAGGACCTCGTCGATATTGCCGAGGAAACGGTATCCTTCATGCTGGGAGGTGTTACCAATCTCTTTCGTTCCTATGACCGCTGA
- a CDS encoding methylcrotonoyl-CoA carboxylase, translated as MDSIESRIDTKSDEYKKNYERMETLLAELREELRKAREDRSQKARDRLADQGKLPIRRKLELLLDRNTPFLEIAPLAARGMYDGAVHGAGLVSGIGVVEGKEVLVSGNDPTIKGGATYPMTVKKTLRVQTIVMENRLPAVTLVDSAGGFLPLQSEVFPDIDDGGRVFYNQSICSKMGIPQITAVMGLCTAGGAYVPAMSDETVHVRGTGAIFLGGPPLVKAATGEEVTADELGGADLHCRDSGVSDYFAEDDTHAIEILRKIVKNLPPAEKSMHPLQEPAPPLYDPKEIYGIVSRELKVPYDVREIIARMVDRSEFLEFKELYGPTLVCGWAFIHGYPVGILGNNGVLFPDSALKGTQFIQLCDRRKIPLVFLQNINGFIVGSEYERLGITKNGHKMVNAVSTATVPKFTVIVGASYGAGNYAMCGRAYSPRLLWMWPNAEIAVMGGEQAAGVLVTLRNDQLAKEGKPPMTPEEEALIRDPLIENARKESNALYSTANMWDDGILDPAATRDVLGLAISAAANAPIRDDVFGYGIFRM; from the coding sequence ATGGACAGCATTGAATCCCGGATAGATACAAAGTCTGATGAATATAAGAAGAACTATGAGCGGATGGAAACGCTCCTCGCCGAATTGCGGGAGGAACTGCGAAAGGCACGGGAGGACCGGTCGCAGAAAGCGCGTGATCGCCTGGCGGACCAAGGAAAACTTCCCATTCGCAGAAAGCTCGAGCTTCTCCTTGACCGGAATACCCCCTTTCTTGAAATAGCTCCACTGGCGGCCAGGGGCATGTATGACGGAGCTGTCCACGGAGCGGGTCTTGTATCGGGGATAGGCGTCGTGGAAGGAAAAGAGGTCCTGGTCAGCGGCAACGATCCGACCATCAAGGGCGGCGCGACCTATCCGATGACCGTGAAAAAAACGCTGCGTGTGCAAACGATCGTCATGGAAAACCGGTTGCCCGCCGTGACGCTCGTTGATTCGGCGGGCGGGTTTCTGCCCCTGCAGTCGGAGGTCTTTCCCGACATTGATGACGGCGGGAGAGTATTCTATAACCAGTCCATCTGTTCAAAGATGGGAATTCCCCAGATAACGGCGGTGATGGGGTTGTGCACGGCGGGCGGCGCGTATGTTCCCGCCATGTCGGACGAAACGGTGCACGTACGGGGAACGGGAGCGATCTTTCTCGGCGGACCGCCGCTGGTGAAGGCGGCAACCGGTGAAGAAGTGACGGCCGATGAGCTGGGAGGCGCCGATCTCCACTGCCGGGATTCGGGGGTATCCGATTATTTCGCGGAGGACGATACCCATGCCATCGAGATCCTTCGAAAGATAGTAAAGAACCTGCCTCCTGCTGAAAAATCCATGCATCCCTTGCAAGAGCCGGCACCTCCGCTCTATGACCCGAAAGAGATCTACGGTATCGTCAGCAGGGAACTGAAGGTGCCCTATGATGTCAGGGAAATCATCGCACGCATGGTGGACCGGAGCGAGTTCCTTGAGTTCAAGGAACTCTATGGCCCCACCCTGGTGTGCGGCTGGGCGTTTATCCATGGTTATCCCGTGGGAATCCTGGGGAACAACGGTGTCCTCTTTCCGGACAGTGCCCTGAAGGGGACCCAGTTCATCCAGTTGTGCGACCGGCGAAAAATCCCTCTCGTCTTTCTTCAGAACATCAACGGGTTCATCGTGGGCAGCGAATACGAACGACTTGGGATCACGAAGAACGGACATAAGATGGTCAACGCCGTATCGACGGCGACGGTGCCGAAGTTCACCGTTATCGTGGGTGCTTCCTACGGCGCGGGTAACTACGCCATGTGCGGCAGGGCGTACTCACCCCGCTTGCTCTGGATGTGGCCGAACGCGGAGATCGCCGTCATGGGTGGCGAACAGGCCGCGGGTGTCCTCGTTACACTTCGGAACGACCAGCTTGCCAAGGAGGGAAAGCCGCCCATGACCCCCGAGGAAGAGGCCCTCATACGGGACCCCCTTATCGAGAATGCCCGTAAGGAGAGCAATGCATTGTACAGCACGGCCAACATGTGGGATGACGGCATACTCGATCCCGCCGCTACCCGGGACGTGCTCGGCCTTGCCATTTCCGCCGCCGCGAACGCACCCATCCGTGATGATGTGTTCGGGTACGGTATTTTCAGAATGTAA
- a CDS encoding acyl-CoA dehydrogenase family protein → MYFDETHDAFRDSIRRFVDKEINPNMDEWEETTAPLHDLFKKMGGLGFLGIRYDPAYGGQGLDYWFETILLEEIGNVHGMGVPTAIAVQTNMATPAIDAFGSEYLKETYLKPAIAGDMVTAIAVTEPDAGSDVFAIKTRAVRKGDHYELNGSKTYITNGVQADFLTLLARTGEGDGYHSFGLFVVPTNLPGFVVSKKLDKLGLRSSDTAELFFDNVKVPVENMIGEEGEGFIYQMKQFQHERFAILPGTHVAVRNMVNMTVDYLRQRIVFGKPLITKQVLRHRLADYLTKSECLKQLTYHIVRMKMEGRDVTREVSMGKLFAGPLMSEVADGCLQMFGGMGFMNETKISRYYRDARIMSIGGGANEVMSEIIARIEGF, encoded by the coding sequence ATGTATTTCGATGAAACACACGATGCCTTCAGAGATTCGATAAGACGCTTTGTCGACAAGGAAATCAACCCGAACATGGACGAATGGGAAGAGACGACGGCACCCCTGCACGACCTCTTCAAGAAGATGGGTGGTCTCGGATTTCTCGGTATCCGCTACGACCCGGCATACGGCGGACAGGGCCTTGATTACTGGTTCGAGACGATACTGCTGGAAGAGATCGGCAACGTTCACGGCATGGGTGTGCCCACGGCGATCGCCGTTCAGACCAACATGGCGACACCGGCGATCGACGCCTTTGGCAGCGAATATCTGAAAGAGACCTACCTGAAGCCCGCCATCGCCGGTGACATGGTCACCGCCATCGCCGTGACCGAACCCGACGCAGGGTCTGACGTCTTTGCCATCAAAACACGGGCCGTAAGAAAAGGTGACCACTATGAGTTGAACGGGTCGAAGACCTATATTACCAACGGGGTCCAGGCGGATTTCCTGACATTGCTGGCACGAACAGGGGAAGGGGACGGATACCATTCCTTCGGTCTTTTTGTGGTTCCCACAAATCTTCCGGGGTTTGTCGTGAGCAAGAAACTCGATAAATTGGGCCTCAGAAGCAGCGACACGGCGGAGCTCTTCTTCGACAACGTCAAGGTTCCCGTCGAGAACATGATCGGCGAGGAAGGAGAAGGGTTTATTTACCAGATGAAACAGTTCCAGCACGAGCGGTTCGCCATATTGCCGGGGACCCATGTCGCCGTGAGGAACATGGTGAACATGACCGTCGATTACCTGCGGCAGCGCATCGTCTTCGGGAAGCCGCTCATCACCAAGCAGGTCCTGAGACACCGATTGGCCGATTACCTGACGAAAAGCGAATGTCTCAAACAGCTGACATACCATATCGTCCGGATGAAGATGGAGGGTCGCGACGTGACCCGTGAAGTTTCCATGGGAAAACTGTTCGCGGGGCCGCTCATGTCCGAGGTTGCCGACGGATGCCTTCAGATGTTCGGTGGAATGGGATTCATGAACGAGACGAAGATCTCCCGGTATTACCGGGACGCCCGCATCATGTCGATCGGCGGCGGCGCCAACGAGGTCATGTCGGAAATTATAGCGCGCATCGAGGGTTTTTAG
- a CDS encoding acetyl-CoA carboxylase biotin carboxylase subunit produces MFKKILVANRGEIARRILKTCREMGVATVAVYSDADRTALHVLEADQAVCLGESDPLESYLNIDKIIDAARETGAEAIHPGYGFLAENPVFAGRCEEEGLVFIGPPARVIEELGDKTIARRTMMESGVPVIPGMISAESDHAVLAREAEEIGYPVLIKAAAGGGGKGMRIVERAAAFEEACISASSEAKSAFGNGSIYLEKYLVRPRHVEFQILADHHGNVVHLLERECSIQRRHQKIIEETPSPAMDPELREAMGKAAVAAARASGYLNAGTVEFLLDQDGKYYFLEVNTRLQVEHPITEMLTGIDIVRCQLEIAAGHPLPFSQSDIIGRGHAIECRIYAEDPEQEFYPSPGMIHFMREPSGPGVRNDCGVYSGFPVPVEYAPILSKLVVLAGNREQAVQRMIQALREYVILGIRTPIPFLIDVLRSREFQSGETFTDFIAAHFSDWKPERTHAGEAAVAFVIDELAGRRGTPSFKGSEASLRSPWFTLGNWGR; encoded by the coding sequence ATGTTTAAAAAAATCCTTGTGGCGAACCGTGGGGAGATAGCCCGCCGTATCTTGAAGACCTGCCGGGAAATGGGCGTTGCCACGGTGGCCGTCTATTCCGATGCGGACCGTACCGCCCTCCATGTCCTGGAAGCAGACCAGGCGGTGTGCCTTGGTGAATCCGATCCGCTGGAAAGTTATCTGAACATAGACAAAATAATCGACGCCGCACGGGAAACCGGTGCGGAAGCGATCCATCCCGGATACGGGTTTCTGGCCGAGAACCCTGTATTTGCCGGCAGATGCGAAGAGGAGGGCCTTGTTTTCATCGGTCCTCCGGCGCGGGTGATAGAGGAACTGGGAGATAAAACGATCGCCCGCCGGACGATGATGGAAAGCGGTGTGCCCGTCATTCCGGGAATGATTTCAGCCGAGTCGGACCACGCGGTGCTTGCCCGTGAAGCCGAGGAGATCGGTTACCCCGTGCTCATAAAGGCGGCCGCCGGTGGCGGTGGGAAGGGGATGCGCATCGTCGAGAGAGCGGCCGCGTTCGAAGAGGCCTGTATTTCAGCCTCAAGCGAAGCCAAGAGTGCTTTCGGGAACGGTTCGATCTACCTCGAGAAATATCTGGTGCGGCCGAGACATGTCGAATTCCAGATACTGGCTGACCATCATGGGAATGTGGTTCACCTGCTTGAGCGGGAGTGTTCGATCCAGAGGCGTCACCAGAAGATAATCGAGGAGACACCCTCACCGGCCATGGATCCCGAGCTTAGAGAAGCCATGGGAAAGGCGGCCGTGGCCGCCGCCCGCGCCTCTGGATACCTCAATGCGGGTACCGTGGAGTTTCTGCTCGATCAGGACGGGAAATATTACTTTCTGGAAGTCAACACCCGTTTGCAGGTCGAGCATCCGATAACGGAGATGCTGACCGGTATCGATATCGTCAGGTGTCAGCTGGAAATCGCCGCCGGGCACCCCCTGCCGTTTTCCCAGAGCGATATCATCGGAAGGGGGCATGCCATCGAATGCCGGATATACGCGGAAGACCCGGAACAGGAGTTCTATCCTTCACCGGGGATGATCCACTTCATGCGTGAGCCCTCGGGACCGGGGGTCCGTAATGACTGCGGTGTGTATTCGGGCTTTCCGGTTCCCGTGGAGTATGCCCCGATCCTGTCGAAACTGGTAGTTCTCGCCGGGAACCGCGAACAGGCGGTGCAGCGGATGATACAGGCGCTGCGTGAATACGTTATCCTGGGGATCAGGACACCCATCCCATTTTTGATAGATGTGCTTCGTTCACGGGAATTTCAGAGCGGCGAGACCTTCACCGACTTCATTGCCGCTCACTTTTCAGATTGGAAACCGGAGAGGACCCACGCGGGCGAGGCCGCCGTCGCCTTTGTGATCGACGAACTGGCCGGCAGGAGGGGGACGCCGTCATTCAAGGGAAGCGAAGCGTCCCTTCGTTCTCCCTGGTTTACACTGGGGAATTGGGGTCGCTGA